The DNA sequence TCCTCTAAAAAAAATTTCCTCAAAGGATGCTTGGATAGAATAAATAACCAAGCTTAAAATTAATAAAATAAAAAAGGAAGGGTTCAAAGAGAATTCAACCAGAGAAGGATCAATAATTAGTTCAATTAACATTGCAAGTCCCAAGATGCCAAACCATAATCCAGCTCCTTTCAAAATTTTCAGCCATTTAACTTTGTTAAATGTGTTTACAAACAAGATAAGTTTTTTACGATGAATAAATCGTGTGCAGAAACAGAAAAGTATGAAAGATAATATGTAATAAATTCCAAAAAATACCAGTAAAAACATTGAATTTAAATTTTCAAATGAATCAGGTGCCATTATCACTTGTTTAAAATGGTTGGGAAATATAAATAAAGGAATTAAAACCATTATAATTAAAATTAATGGACCCACCCATGAGGCTAAGATAGTCACGACATATCTCCACCAATCATTTTTGCCATAATCTACATTGTCTAAAAACTCTTTTTGGTGCATGGTATCTGCCTGATGGAAATATCTTATTTATATTAAAATAATGATGATGTTTATTAATAATTTTATAAACTTTATTTTAACTGATTTTATAATTTGGTGGTTCCAAAATTTATAAAAGAACTTAATTATTTGATTTTTCTTAAATTCAGCGCCGGGACTGGGATTTGAACCCAGGGTGAGCAACGCTCATAGGATTTCGAATCCTACGCCTTACCTGACTAGACTATCCCGGCATTTATAGAAGTTACACAAAACATGCATTAATATTTTTGGTTTAAGCATTATATTAATTAGAATAGGGAATTTAATAATATTAACATTCTATGATTGTTTTTATTGCAATGTTTACTATTTATTGAAAATGTGTAATTTTTTCTACAATTTTTTGGTAAGGTTCCTCAACAAACAATATTTATATTTGTTCAATTGAGCATTCATTCATAGGTTATAATTGGTATTAACCATATGTACCTCAAGACTGATAATAAGGAAATAAAAATGCCAGAAGAAGATCATCATTGCACTGAAGAACCTGATGTTCCATCTACTTGTGATGTTGCGGGGGTAACATGTTTGGAGAAAAACAACCTTTGTGGAAACAAAAACTGATTACAATTATTATTACATCGGCTGCAATTTTTTGCAGTGGCATTGTATCTTAAATTTTTTAACCAAGCAGGAATTGCTGAAATTATTATTTAGTAGTTGTGGTAGGGGTAGTGTTTGATATATTCAAAGGGGCTTTAAACGTTACAAAAACTGAAATTTGTAACTTACTACAAACATTAGGAATCCATACTAGCATTTACAAATTCTTGTAACTTATTATATGCATCACCATTTTCAACACTTTTTTTGGCTATTTCAACTCCTTCTTCAAATGTTTCTGCCTTCCTTGCCAGGAATAGAATAGCTCCAGCATTCGCCAGACTCAGATCCATTCTGGCTTCTTCTTCTTTCTTTTTACGTTTCCCTTCTAATACATCCATTGCAATTTGAAGGTTTTCATCAAAGGTATCTGGTGCCTTTATAAGTTTTTTAGTAGTTGTTTTCAATCCAAAATCCTTGGGATATAGTTCAAAGATTTTTATTTCTCCGTTATCTAGAAATGCTGCACGAGTTTTACCTATAGTGGATATTTCATCCATAGCCGGTTCACCATTCTCATCAAAGCCGTGAACTACCATTGCTCTTTTAACACCCAGATTTCTTTGAACATTGGCCAATATTTCCACATAATCGGGGTCGAAAACACCCATTAAATGTATATCTGTATTTGCAGGAGAAGATAGAGGACCCAAAATGTTGAAAACTGTACGCATTCCAAGTTTTTTCCGAATAGGCATAACATAGCCCATGGCAGGGTGGTATTTAGGGGCAAACATGAATCCAATCCCTGCTTTTTCCAGACAAAATTCAACTTTGCGTGCATCTCCTTGAATATTAACTCCCATTGCTTCTAATATGTCCGCTCCACCACATTTACTGCTGATAGCTCTATTACCATGTTTTGCGATGGTAACTCCGCAAGATGCTGCAATAATAGCGGAAATAGTGCTAACATTAAATGTTTTAAAACTGTCTCCCCCAGTTCCACACGTGTCTACTAATGGCTCGTCCACTTGGGGATTAACTTTTATTGAAACTTGGCGCATGGCCTTCACAAAACCAGTTATCTCTGATATTGATTCACCTTTAGTGGCAAGTGCAGCCAAAAATGCAGATATGTGGATATGACTGGCATTACCATTCACCATATCCATCATACACTCATAAGCTTCTTTTTCACTCAGTCCTTGTCCAGAAACCACTTTTTTTAAGCCTTCTGTAATCATTTAACCACGTATTTACTTGTATTTATTTCGAGTTGCTGCCTTGAGACCGCTGCAGAAAATGCTGATTTTATCTAGCATCATCCTTTTATCCTTCAGATTCTCAGTTATAATATTTAAAAGGGCACTAGCAACAATCACACCATCAGCTCCACTGTTAATCACATTCTTAACATGTTCTGGTTTGGAAATCCCAAAACCCACTACTATTGGTAGGTTGCTATGATTTTTGACCCGTTCCACCAGTTCAACTGTGCTGATTTCAAGTTCCTTTCGGGCGCCGGTTACTCCCATAACTGCCACCACATATTGAAACCCTTCACACATCTTAGATATTTTTCGAAGCCTTTCGTTGCTGGTAGTTTGAGCTACCATGAAAATCTGTTCAACCCCATATTTTTTTGAAGCATCGACTGCCTCTTTAGCTTCTTCAGGAGGTAAATCCGCGGCAAGAATGGCATTAACACCACATTCATGGGCAGTTTCATAGAATGTATCTATTCCCATTTGATAAATTAAATTATAGTATACTAAAACTCCTATAGGAATTGAAGTGAATTTTCGGATTTTCTTGATAAATTCAAAACCTTTAGCAGTAGTTATCCCTGAGTTAAGGGCTCTGATATCAGCTTCCTGAACTGTTGGTCCATCTGCAACCGGATCACTGAATGCAAATCCAATCTCCAAAGCATCTGCCCCGTTTTCAACATAGGTTTTCACAATATCCAGGGAAGTTTCAAAATCAGGATCCCCCGCAACTATGAAAGGAATAAAAGCTCCTTCATCTCTACCTTTCACCCGTTTAAACATTTCAGCATAGGTCTCTAACTTCCCATTCACGACACTCATACTTCCACCCTCATTTCACGGGCAGCCAGAAACATATCTTTATCCCCACGACCTGAAAGGTTTATCACGATGGTTTTACCCTTATTTTCCGGTTTTTTAGCGTATTTAAAAGCATATGCAACTGCATGGGAGCTTTCCAGAGCAGGAATTATCCCTTCATATTTAGATAATAATTCAAAGCCTTTTAGGGCTTCGGTATTGGTGATGGCCTCGTAGTTTGCTCTTCCAATCACTTTAAGATGGGCGTGTTCTGGACCCACTCCGGGATAATCAAGACCAGCAGAAACAGAATGCGCTTCAGAAATCTGCCCATCATAGTTTTGAAGAACAAATGAGAAGGAACCATGCAATATTCCTTCGGTACCTTTACAAAGGGTTGCTCCAGTTCTGTTGGTATCTACACCATCCCCACCTCCCTCAACACCAATGAGTTCCACTTCATCATCGTCTATAAATCCTGAAAATATTCCCATGGAGTTACTTCCCCCTCCAACACAAGCAATAACTGCATCAGGAAGTTTACCCTCTTTTTCGAGAATTTCTTTTCGGGTTTCCCTGCCTATAACACTCTGGAAGTGTTTAACCATGGTGGGATAAGGGTGAGGCCCCATTGTTGAACCTATAAGGTAATGCGTGGAGTCGACAGTGGCCACCCAATCTCTGAATGCATCGTTTATGGCATCTTTAAGGGTGCGTGAACCGGTTTTAACTGGTAAAACTCGGGCTCCGGAAAGTTCCATTCTGAAAACATTTAATTTTTGTCTTTCCACATCTTCAAGTCCCATGTAAACGTCAACTGGAATCTCAAACAGTGACCCAATAACTGCTGTGGCTATACCATGCTGTCCGGCGCCAGTTTCGGCAATTATTCTCGTTTTACCCATATATTTAGCGAGAAGCCCCTGTCCTAATGTATTATTAATTTTATGGGCTCCAGTGTGCAGCATGTCCTCCCGTTTGAGGTATATTTTGCATCCTAATTTTTCAGAGAGATTCTGAGCATAATATAATCCAGTTGGTCGTCCGGCGAATTCCTTCAGATAATAATCAAGCTCCTGATTGAACTTTTTATCATCTTTATATTTTAAAAACGCTCTTTCAAGTTCTTCGAGCGCAGGTATAAGGAGTTCTGGAACAAAAATTCCTCCGTATTTACCAAATTTTCCATTAGTTATCATTAAATCACCATTAATGCAATCTATAAATCTTACTGATGTATCTCTAGTTATTCTGTTTAATTTCCATTAATTCACTTATTTTATTAATATTTTTTACTCCAGGCTTGATTTCTACTCCTGAATTAATATCAAAGACATCAAATACTCTTTCCAACTTTTTTCCTTCATTTTTGATTCGTGCAGTGTTCATTCCACCAGCAAGTGTCAGTTTAACATCTTTGTTACGATGTTTTGCAATTTTAGCGGCTTTTATTGCAGTTTCTGCAGGTATTTGCCTTCCAGTTCCCCCAGTTTTGCCTTGGATTTCATAGTCAAAAAGGAGAAAATCACAGATGTCTGCAAAATTTTCAATCTCTCTTCTTTTATCCCTATTAATTACTTTAGATATTCCAACGGCTCTGGTAATAGTCAAGTTAGGGGATGTTTGAGTTTTATTTTCCGCGCTTTTTCTATGAAATTTTTCTTTCAATTCGCTTATTTCCTCTGGGGAGAGGGAATGAAGTTGTATATTGGTTATTCTTGATTTTATTATTTTTTCTTCGGCATCCGTAATATCAAGGGGTTCAATTACAAGCACAGCCTTAGTTACATCTTTCATGGAAGATATTAGGGTATTTATTTCCCCTATTTCCACCATTCTCTTTGATCTTTCTATGTTAATGAATCCGATGAGATCTGCACCTTCCTCTTCACAGACTTTCAGATCATCCTGGGATCGTATTCCACAGATTTTAATTTTCATGTGACTACCCCAATCTGATTGACTAACCTTTCAACTCTTTTTTGCCCGGAGGCAGACACCAATTTTTTCACTTTTTTCTGGATGTTCCAGGCAGACATTACACTGGTTCCCACTAGAATTGCATCCGCACCAAAACTTGCGAGTAATGTAATGTCTTTTGAAGTTTTAGCTCCACTTTCAGACACCAGAGTGATGTTTGAAGGAACATATTTGGCCAGTTTCTCTGTTCTATTAAGGTTAATTGTGAAATCATCAAAATCACGATTGTTTATACCAATTATCTCTGCTCCTGCTTTGGCTGCCATTTGTATTTCTTCTATGGTTTTACACTCTACCAGTGCATCCATATCAAGATATTTACATAATTCAATTCCTTCTCTAAGATCTGGAAGTATATCTGCTATTAAAAGAACTGCACTAGCCCCACAGGCACGAGCTTCATAGATCTGGTAGGGATCAAGAATGAAATCCTTACGAAGTAGAGGTAGTGTCGTTATTCTGCAAGCCAGTTTCAAGTTATCGATATTACTATTGAAAAATGACTCTTCGGTTAAGACTGACACTGCACTGGCCCCTCCTTTCTCGAACTGTGGAAGTACATCACCTATCATGAGTTGGCTAATTTTCCCAAGAGAGGGGGAGGCTGGTTTATATTCACAAATAATGGAAACATCATCATCTTTATTTAATGATTTTTTAAAATTGGTTCTTATTTTTTCCCGCTTTATATTCTCTTTCAACTCATCCAGGGGTTGATATTTCATTCTGATTTCTAGGGCCCTTCTCCTCTCTTTTAAGATATCAGTGAATTTCATGATACTTCCATCTCCAGGAAATTTTTCATAATTTTTCTACCATCATCTGTCCCAATGGATTCCGGGTGGAACTGGAGACCGTATATTGGATAATCATGGTGTTTAATGGCCATTATCATTCCATCATCTGTTTCAGCCATTATATCCATAGAGGGTGGAGTTGTGTCTCTTTTACATACTAATGAATGATATCTTGCTGCTACGAGAGGCATGCTAACTCCCTGGAACATGCCCTTATTTTTATGGTGGATATAACATTGTTTTCCATGAACTGGTTCAGTTCGTATTATTTCACCACCAAAAGCTGTGAAAATTCCTTGATGTCCTAAACAAACACCTAAAACTGGTATTTCTTTACCTATCTCTAGTATGGTGTCACGTGAAACTCCGAAATCTCTATTGTTAAGAGGATTTCCAGGTCCTGGCGATATGATTATCTTGGAAGGTTGGAGTTTCTTAATTTCATTTACAGTTATTTCGTCATTTCTAAAGACTTTAATATTGGTTTCAAACTCTCCCACCAGTTGATAGAGGTTATAAGTGAAAGAGTCGTAGTTATCTATTATGAGTATCATTTTGCTTCACCTGACATCTTGAGTGCGCTTAAAAGGGCTTCAGCTTTATTTTCACATTCATGATATTCATTGGTTGGAACAGAGTCATGGACTATTCCTGCTCCAGCCTGTATCTTTGCTTTGTCTCCATCGCAGACCATGGTTCTTATGGTTATGGCAAAATCAGCATTTCCATTCAAACCAAAATATCCCACTGCCCCAGCATAGGGACCACGGGGGATCTGTTCCAGTTCGTTTATTATTTCCATGGCCCTGATCTTAGGGGCTCCACTCACCGTACCTGCTGGAAAGATGGAAGCAAACGCATCCACCGCGTTTTTATCATTCTGTAATTTTCCCCGAACCGCGGACACAATGTGTTGTACATGGGAGAATTTTTTGATGTTCATGTATTCAGGAACATGGACGGTTCCAAATTTACTCACTTTCCCAATGTCATTGCGGGCTAGGTCTACCAGCATTAAATGCTCGGCTCTTTCTTTTTCATCGGTTAGAAGTTCTCTTTCAAGTTTCATATCCTCATGGGGAGTAGTTCCACGTTTCCTTGTCCCAGCTATGGGATATGTTTCAATTTCTCTTCCTTCCACCCTGACCAGCATTTCTGGACTGGAACCTATTACTTCCCTTTCTCCCAGCTTCAAATGATACATATAGGGTGAGGGGTTGATTCTACGGAGAGTTTCGTAAAAAGAGAGTCTGTTACCTTGAATTTTATATTCTCTAGCATTGGAAATAACACTCTGGAATATTTCACCGGCATTTATTTTTTCTTTAGCTTCGAGAACCATTTTTTGAAATTTATCTTGTGAAAAGTGATGTTTTCGTTCCTCAAAAGTCAGAATATCTTTTTTGGATTCTTCTTGGGAGATTGATTTGATTTCTTCCAGCCGATTTTCTCCTAGAGTTACGTATTCGCACTTATTTTGAAGTCTGTCAAATATTATAGCGTCCAAGAAGAGCCCAAATTCAAAATCTGGCGTTTCCCCCAATTGCATGGGGATCGGTTCGAAGTATCGTACTGATTCGTAAGAGACGTATCCCACCAGACCTCCTCTGAATCCTTTTTCATTGCTCCCATTTCCAATGAGGCTTTTTATTTCATTAAATGGATTTGGGGTTTCAATTTCCTCTTTTTCATCTTCTTTTTTGATTTCAAGAATTCCATTTTGGGCTTTGAGAGTTGCAGCTGGTTTGAATCCCAGAACTGAATATCTTGCTAATCCACTATCGCTTTCCATGGATTCCAAAAGGAAACAACGGGAATATTTAGAGTATATTTTTTTAAAAAGGTTAAATGGGGAGTTAAAATCTATTTGGGTTTTTTTTACTTTTTTGTTTTTAAATTCAAACTCGCCAAAAGCATTCACTACATTGCATTGTTTCACCATATTTAGTCACTGACACTCCTATACTTTATAGTATTATTTAAATCTTTAGAGTACATAAATGTACATAAAACTAAATATATGGCCAATGCCAAATGGAAGATTAAAGAAAATTGTAAAATTAAAAAATTCATTAAAAATTAATATATGAAAATTATCAGGGAGAATACAAGATGTGGGATCGTGTAAAACACAAATTTGAAAAATTTCCGGCAAGAATGGGAGTGGCACGTAAAATAATTGAATTAGGGCTTAGAGTAGGTGAAAACGGAAAGATTTACTGTGGTGATGTGGAGATAAATGACGTAGCACTAGCCAGAGGAGCAAATGTAGACCGTAGATCCATCCGGGCTACAGTAGACGTGATTATGGACGACCCAGAATTGGCAGCAATATTTGGCAATATATTCCCCGCTGGAGCCCTTCTTAAAAACGTAGCCAGTGATCTGGGGTTTGGAGTTGTGGAAATAGAAGCCCAAGCAGGCACTCCCGGAATACTGGCAACTGCTACTCATCTAATTTCAGAACAAAATATAAGCATTCGCCAAGCCCATGCTGGAGACCCTGAACTTGAAGAACATCCTAAACTCACAATAATCACTGAAAAACCAGTCAAAGGAGAAATGTTTAATAAATTCCTCAAAATCCCTGGAATAAAAAAGGTTTCAATTTATTAGTTTATCATTAAAGGATTAATTGTCATATCCTGTTGGGCCATAAAAAATAAAATAAATTTAAAAAAATAAAAAAAAATTAAATAAATAAAAAAAATCACGTGTTTAAATTCATATTATGATATTAAAACCGAAAATAATTTTTAACTTTCGAATTCTTCAGCATCCTCTTCCATAATCTTAAGAAGTTCATCCCATGCTTCAAGGGATTCTTGAGCTTCTTCATCAGATAGGACCTCGATTGCGTATCCTGAATGAACCAGAACATAGCGACCGACATTCGCATCCTCAACTAAATCCAGTTTAGCTTGTTGCCTTACTCCACCAAAATCAACAGTGGCCACGTTATCCTTAATTTCTATAATTTGTGCGGGTGCTGCTATACACAAGATTATCACCTTTTATACTATTTTATAAGACTGAAGTATGTTTAATTTAACGTAAATAAGAATTTAATTCATTTCGGTATTAAAAAAAAGCCCTGCTTGATTATCACAGAACAATTTAGTTATTTTAATAGATGATCATCACCATATAAATATCTTGGGGACGGATCATATCAGAACCCTCCCAAAAAATTAATCATCAGATTTTGGGGATTTAAAAAATGAAAATAGTAATTATTGGAGGAGGTCCAGCAGGGCGGTCAGCAGCCATGGGAGCAGCACAGCTTGAAGCAGATGTCACATTGATCGAAAAAGAGCATATTGGTGGAACTTGTCTTCATGAGGGTTGTATGGTTATTTGTGGTTTTAATGATGTGGTTAAATTTTATCAAGACTCAGAAAAATTTCAAAAAATGGGAATTATCCCTCAAAAACACTCAATTAATTATACACAAGTTGCGAATGGTATTAAAAAGGTCATCCACAAAATAGAAAATGTATTGAAACATGAAACCAGAGAATCCGGAGTAAAAATAGTTACTGGTGAAGTATCAAGGGTTACTCAAGAGAATGTGGTGGCTGATGGAAAGGAACATAACTACGATAGACTCATAATTGCGACTGGTGCCAAGCCATTCATACCTCCCATACCTGGTG is a window from the Methanobacterium sp. genome containing:
- the trpD gene encoding anthranilate phosphoribosyltransferase; its protein translation is MITEGLKKVVSGQGLSEKEAYECMMDMVNGNASHIHISAFLAALATKGESISEITGFVKAMRQVSIKVNPQVDEPLVDTCGTGGDSFKTFNVSTISAIIAASCGVTIAKHGNRAISSKCGGADILEAMGVNIQGDARKVEFCLEKAGIGFMFAPKYHPAMGYVMPIRKKLGMRTVFNILGPLSSPANTDIHLMGVFDPDYVEILANVQRNLGVKRAMVVHGFDENGEPAMDEISTIGKTRAAFLDNGEIKIFELYPKDFGLKTTTKKLIKAPDTFDENLQIAMDVLEGKRKKKEEEARMDLSLANAGAILFLARKAETFEEGVEIAKKSVENGDAYNKLQEFVNASMDS
- the trpA gene encoding tryptophan synthase subunit alpha, translating into MSVVNGKLETYAEMFKRVKGRDEGAFIPFIVAGDPDFETSLDIVKTYVENGADALEIGFAFSDPVADGPTVQEADIRALNSGITTAKGFEFIKKIRKFTSIPIGVLVYYNLIYQMGIDTFYETAHECGVNAILAADLPPEEAKEAVDASKKYGVEQIFMVAQTTSNERLRKISKMCEGFQYVVAVMGVTGARKELEISTVELVERVKNHSNLPIVVGFGISKPEHVKNVINSGADGVIVASALLNIITENLKDKRMMLDKISIFCSGLKAATRNKYK
- the trpB gene encoding tryptophan synthase subunit beta, with the translated sequence MITNGKFGKYGGIFVPELLIPALEELERAFLKYKDDKKFNQELDYYLKEFAGRPTGLYYAQNLSEKLGCKIYLKREDMLHTGAHKINNTLGQGLLAKYMGKTRIIAETGAGQHGIATAVIGSLFEIPVDVYMGLEDVERQKLNVFRMELSGARVLPVKTGSRTLKDAINDAFRDWVATVDSTHYLIGSTMGPHPYPTMVKHFQSVIGRETRKEILEKEGKLPDAVIACVGGGSNSMGIFSGFIDDDEVELIGVEGGGDGVDTNRTGATLCKGTEGILHGSFSFVLQNYDGQISEAHSVSAGLDYPGVGPEHAHLKVIGRANYEAITNTEALKGFELLSKYEGIIPALESSHAVAYAFKYAKKPENKGKTIVINLSGRGDKDMFLAAREMRVEV
- a CDS encoding phosphoribosylanthranilate isomerase, with the translated sequence MKIKICGIRSQDDLKVCEEEGADLIGFINIERSKRMVEIGEINTLISSMKDVTKAVLVIEPLDITDAEEKIIKSRITNIQLHSLSPEEISELKEKFHRKSAENKTQTSPNLTITRAVGISKVINRDKRREIENFADICDFLLFDYEIQGKTGGTGRQIPAETAIKAAKIAKHRNKDVKLTLAGGMNTARIKNEGKKLERVFDVFDINSGVEIKPGVKNINKISELMEIKQNN
- a CDS encoding indole-3-glycerol-phosphate synthase: MKFTDILKERRRALEIRMKYQPLDELKENIKREKIRTNFKKSLNKDDDVSIICEYKPASPSLGKISQLMIGDVLPQFEKGGASAVSVLTEESFFNSNIDNLKLACRITTLPLLRKDFILDPYQIYEARACGASAVLLIADILPDLREGIELCKYLDMDALVECKTIEEIQMAAKAGAEIIGINNRDFDDFTINLNRTEKLAKYVPSNITLVSESGAKTSKDITLLASFGADAILVGTSVMSAWNIQKKVKKLVSASGQKRVERLVNQIGVVT
- a CDS encoding aminodeoxychorismate/anthranilate synthase component II, producing the protein MILIIDNYDSFTYNLYQLVGEFETNIKVFRNDEITVNEIKKLQPSKIIISPGPGNPLNNRDFGVSRDTILEIGKEIPVLGVCLGHQGIFTAFGGEIIRTEPVHGKQCYIHHKNKGMFQGVSMPLVAARYHSLVCKRDTTPPSMDIMAETDDGMIMAIKHHDYPIYGLQFHPESIGTDDGRKIMKNFLEMEVS
- the trpE gene encoding anthranilate synthase component I, which produces MVKQCNVVNAFGEFEFKNKKVKKTQIDFNSPFNLFKKIYSKYSRCFLLESMESDSGLARYSVLGFKPAATLKAQNGILEIKKEDEKEEIETPNPFNEIKSLIGNGSNEKGFRGGLVGYVSYESVRYFEPIPMQLGETPDFEFGLFLDAIIFDRLQNKCEYVTLGENRLEEIKSISQEESKKDILTFEERKHHFSQDKFQKMVLEAKEKINAGEIFQSVISNAREYKIQGNRLSFYETLRRINPSPYMYHLKLGEREVIGSSPEMLVRVEGREIETYPIAGTRKRGTTPHEDMKLERELLTDEKERAEHLMLVDLARNDIGKVSKFGTVHVPEYMNIKKFSHVQHIVSAVRGKLQNDKNAVDAFASIFPAGTVSGAPKIRAMEIINELEQIPRGPYAGAVGYFGLNGNADFAITIRTMVCDGDKAKIQAGAGIVHDSVPTNEYHECENKAEALLSALKMSGEAK
- a CDS encoding amino acid-binding protein, with the protein product MWDRVKHKFEKFPARMGVARKIIELGLRVGENGKIYCGDVEINDVALARGANVDRRSIRATVDVIMDDPELAAIFGNIFPAGALLKNVASDLGFGVVEIEAQAGTPGILATATHLISEQNISIRQAHAGDPELEEHPKLTIITEKPVKGEMFNKFLKIPGIKKVSIY
- a CDS encoding HypC/HybG/HupF family hydrogenase formation chaperone — protein: MCIAAPAQIIEIKDNVATVDFGGVRQQAKLDLVEDANVGRYVLVHSGYAIEVLSDEEAQESLEAWDELLKIMEEDAEEFES